One window of the Vanessa atalanta chromosome 22, ilVanAtal1.2, whole genome shotgun sequence genome contains the following:
- the LOC125072666 gene encoding hydroxylysine kinase: MSDNGGLVLEPGKIIRPVIDHDGVKLLAERLYGISVLELIELNGYDDKNYKLIEDPNMKNPLITNHSANGYVLKIMNSIDSQNLSVVEAQNEIMNFLSTRSVSCPKPIRNVFGHLHSVESISGKQHVVRLLEYIPGELLKDVPRSEALFYQLGEFVANLDNKLQNFNHSGLVSREHIWMLSKVPDLDKFKYVIKDAEKLDLAEEVIEEFKYAVLPRLDELEKGVIHGDINEMNILVGLKPDGSKTDYRITGVIDFGDIQYSYYVFELAITMTYMMLLSGDPRTGGLVLAGYTVTRRLPDEEYRLLKTLISARLVQSLILGAYTIEQDPNNTYVTSTEKANGWELLKKIRKTKPDPDDDPTNWKAIANEFLTRS, translated from the exons ATGTCGGATAATGGAGGTTTGGTCCTGGAACCGGGGAAAATCATACGACCTGTGATAGACCATGACGGAGTGAAGTTATTGGCTGAGAGGCTTTACGGGATATCTGTTCTGGAGCTCATCGAATTGAACGGCTATGATGACAAGAACTACAAGTTGATTGAGGACCCGAACATGAAGAACCCTCTGATAACGAACCACAGCGCCAACGGATACGTACTGAAGATAATGAACTCGATTGACTCCCAAAACTTAAGCGTCGTTGAAGCGCAGAACGAGATCATGAACTTCTTAT CCACGCGTTCAGTATCTTGTCCGAAGCCGATTCGCAACGTCTTCGGTCACCTCCACTCAGTGGAGAGTATCAGTGGGAAGCAGCACGTGGTTCGACTGCTGGAGTACATTCCCGGTGAACTCCTTAAGGATGTTCCCCGTTCGGAGGCACTGTTTTACCAGCTCGGGGAGTTCGTCGCGAACCTAGACAACAAACTTCAG AACTTCAACCACTCCGGTCTTGTCTCTCGCGAGCACATCTGGATGTTGAGCAAGGTTCCCGATCTGGATAAGTTTAAATACGTCATCAAGGATGCTGAGAAACTCGACTTGGCTGAGGAG gtcATCGAAGAGTTCAAGTACGCCGTGTTGCCCCGCCTCGACGAGCTGGAGAAGGGGGTCATCCACGGAGACATCAACGAGATGAACATCCTCGTAGGATTGAAGCCTGATGGCAG TAAAACTGATTACCGCATCACCGGCGTCATCGACTTCGGCGACATTCAGTACTCGTACTACGTGTTCGAGCTGGCCATCACCATGACGTACATGATGCTGCTCAGCGGCGACCCTCGCACGGGTGGACTGGTGCTGGCCGGCTACACCGTCACCAGGAGACTGCCTGACGAGGAGTACAGGCTCTTGAAG ACGTTGATATCAGCTCGCCTGGTACAGAGTTTGATTCTCGGTGCTTACACGATAGAACAAGACCCGAATAACACCTACGTCACATCAACCGAGAAAGCCAATGGCTGGGAACTGCTCAAGAAGATTCGGAAGACCAAACCTGACCCTGATGATGATCCTACCAACTGGAAGGCGATCGCTAATGAGTTCTTGA